A stretch of Mastacembelus armatus chromosome 1, fMasArm1.2, whole genome shotgun sequence DNA encodes these proteins:
- the LOC113128066 gene encoding collagen alpha-1(XI) chain-like, translating into MMDRWSPVRETWMLLLLVAVFCTSRAANLIDVLKVLELSEDMEGVSLEAGLCTSRKGREETDLSFKIDKKIQLSVPTHQLFPDSTFPTNFSVMTTVRAVRGSQVFLLSLYDSQGTQQLGLEVGRSPVFLYEDHEGQPPPELYPTFRKINLADGKWHRVAYRVEGQLVTLYLDCDKLDTLDLLRGHDPHISTDGVTVFGTRLLDEDVFEGDIQQLLIVDDPSAAEQYCQDYMPDCDTPLPYDSILTEAKEVERAPRKHVVEEFEDFDYNDFSDEISVSTVATGPNVTEYEIVEYEDYDNNTEYDHEDEYDYEEEYDERYGPAEREREHSLNAQDIPEKGQKGEPGYLGVGTQITGPHGPPGPEGLPGPPGITGPVGPRGDPGELGPPGRPGLNGADGIPGPPGNIMLIPFQSGGDPKTGAVVSAQEAQAQAILQQTKLAMKGPPGPLGLRGRPGPLGAPGPAGLKGASGDMGPPGPPGLPGIPGQNGRLGKRGRAGGDGARGAIGEAGAKGDRGFDGLPGLPGNKGHKGDRGKPGPVGPPGEPGEKGSQGPAGPRGQPGDAGSRGLNGPRGLPGPSGQPGIRGIDGVQGSKGNRGPPGEIGAPGQQGNPGILGFPGPQGLVGLPGEKGPQGKKGMQGLPGNDGPPGHPGKEGTPGEKGLPGPSGVQGPVGYPGQRGVKGADGIRGLKGSKGEKGEDGFPGSKGEMGAKGDVGDNGSTGVRGEDGPEGPKGQIGPQGEPGPSGTAGEKGKLGVPGLPGYPGRQGPKGSDGFPGALGAAGEKGKKGPAGQPGTGGQRGPNGARGARGARGPTGKAGEKGTSGNDGPPGSPGERGPQGPQGRNGEPGPKGSNGPAGTDGLPGHPGQRGEPGFQGKTGPPGPSGVVGPQGKSGEPGPTGDRGHPGAPGVPGEHGLPGVAGKEGGKGDPGLPGTPGKNGPPGLKGFRGSRGAPGVMGPPGLKGGSGPTGSPGAIGATGERGPPGSAGAIGQPGSGGSIGGPGPMGEKGEPGEKGPIGPAGQDGDQGPVGMPGAMGPAGPPGDDGDKGEQGGPGQKGSKGDKGEAGPAGTTGAQGPVGQPGLPGLDGLPGPRGQQGMYGPKGDEGFRGFKGSKGPIGLQGMPGPPGEKGDSGHVGLMGPPGQQGPTGAQGPIGGQGPPGRTGIVGQPGVVGEKGEDGEAGDPGPVGVPGRLGEKGDQGEKGDTGPPGAAGPPGARGPPGEDGPKGNSGPIGLTGDLGQQGEAGPNGVDGLPGSKGDTGDPGKSGPPGAPGEPGPPGPPGRRGHLGKPGKEGKAGLKGAKGAPGLEGPIGKTGPVGAQGHPGKSGPQGLRGIPGPAGEQGLNGPPGQTGPPGPMGPPGLPGLKGDPGRKGDKGHGGLIGLIGPPGDIGEKGDRGLPGNQGLPGPKGDEGPVGPAGPSGPPGPTGLSGTIGLKGSKGNQGPIGPRGDTGPAGPPGPPGMPAPGMVPMPERGRRRRTHTVVDGAMLEEEEEEAVDGEWLQGDQAEQDGWMKEKEGQGMEEVFASLSSMKVEVEGLRNPQGTYHSPARTCKELWFLHPELPNGEYWIDPNQGCHRDSFKVFCNFTAQGDTCLYPDKKFQSVKLAAWKGEKPGTWYSKFRKGRQFSYYGSDGIPVDIVQLTFLKLLSATAKQTFTYHCLNSAAWLHATSHSHKHALRFRGSSGEELTHENTHYIIALYDGCQSRSGQERTLLEFDAPMSNTLPIIDVAVSDFGNGNQKFGFQVGPVCFNG; encoded by the exons CCAATCTCATCGATGTGCTGAAGGTCTTGGAGCTGTCGGAGGACATGGAGGGTGTGTCACTGGAGGCAGGGCTGTGCACCAGCAGGAAGGGCCGAGAGGAGACTGACCTCTCTTTTAAAATTGACAAGAAGATACAACTGAGCGTGCCTACCCACCAACTCTTTCCTG ATTCAACATTCCCTACGAATTTCTCAGTAATGACCACGGTTAGAGCTGTAAGAGGCTCACAGGTCTTCCTTCTCTCCCTGTATGACTCACAG GGCACGCAGCAGCTCGGTCTAGAGGTTGGACGTTCTCCTGTCTTTCTGTATGAGGACCATGAGGGTCAGCCCCCCCCAGAACTTTACCCCACCTTTAGAAAGATCAACCTGGCTGATGGCAA GTGGCACAGGGTAGCATACAGGGTGGAGGGCCAGTTAGTGACTCTCTACCTGGACTGTGACAAACTGGACACCCTAGACCTGCTCAGAGGTCACGACCCCCACATCAGCACAGATGGGGTTACTGTGTTTGGAACTCGCCTGCTGGATGAAGACGTGTTTGAG GGAGacatccagcagctgctgatcGTGGACGACCCCAGCGCAGCAGAGCAGTACTGTCAGGACTACATGCCAGACTGTGACACACCTTTGCCCTACGACAGCATTTTAACAGAGGCTAAGGAG GTGGAGAGGGCTCCTAGGAAACATGTGGTCGAGGAGTTTGAGGACTTTGACTATAACGACTTCAGTGACGAAATCTCTGTCTCCACAGTGGCCACGGGTCCTAATGTCACTGAGTATGAG ATTGTGGAGTATGAAGACTATGACAACAATACAGAGTACGACCACGAGGACGAGTATGACTACGAAGAAGAATACGATGAGCGCTATGGCCCAGCAGAGAGAGAACGGGAGCACTCTCTAAACGCACAG GATATACcagagaaaggacagaaaggagAGCCAGGCTATTTGGGAGTg GGAACACAGATTACAGGACCACATGGGCCTCCAGGACCTGAG ggaCTGCCAGGACCCCCTGGAATCACAGGACCAGTGGGACCTCGAGGAGACCCCGGGGAGCTG GGCCCTCCAGGGCGACCAGGCCTTAACGGAGCTGATGGGATCCCAGGTCCACCAGGAAACATCATGCTCATACCG TTTCAGTCAGGTGGTGATCCAAAGACAGGTGCTGTGGTCTCAGCGCAGGAGGCCCAGGCTCAGGCCATTCTGCAGCAGACCAAG CTAGCTATGAAGGGACCTCCTGGGCCACTCGGCCTTAGAGGAAGACCTGGACCGCTG GGTGCACCAGGGCCTGCTGGGCTGAAGGGGGCCAGTGGAGATATGGGGCCACCG GGTCCTCCAGGACTTCCAGGTATTCCAGGTCAGAATGGACGACTGGGGAAAAGG GGTCGAGCAGGTGGTGATGGAGCCCGTGGTGCAATAGGAGAGGCTGGAGCAAAG GGAGATCGAGGGTTTGATGGCTTACCTGGTCTTCCTGGAAACAAAGGTCATAAA GGTGACAGGGGAAAGCCAGGCCCTGTAGGCCCTCCAGGAGAGCCAGGAGAAAAG gGCTCACAGGGGCCTGCTGGGCCAAGAGGACAACCAGGTGATGCT GGTTCCAGAGGTCTGAATGGCCCGAGGGGCCTTCCTGGTCCTTCAGGCCAGCCT GGAATTCGAGGAATTGATGGGGTTCAAGGGTCAAAGGGAAACAGA GGACCACCAGGAGAAATCGGAGCACCTGGACAGCAAGGCAACCCTGGAATCCTG GGTTTTCCTGGTCCTCAGGGGTTAGTAGGGCTGCCAGGAGAGAag GGGCCTCAGGGGAAGAAAGGAATGCAGGGCTTACCTGGTAATGATGGGCCCCCA GGTCATCCTGGCAAGGAAGGTACTCCAGGTGAAAAAGGACTGCCG GGTCCCTCAGGAGTGCAGGGTCCTGTTGGCTACCCGGGACAACGAGGTGTTAAG GGAGCAGATGGAATCAGAGGATTAAAGGGAAGCAAAGGCGAGaag ggGGAGGATGGTTTCCCAGGTTCCAAGGGGGAGATGGGAGCAAAGGGGGACGTTGGAGATAATGGTTCTACAGGTGTCCGAGGAGAAGATGGACCTGAGGGGCCTAAAGGACAGATAGGTCCTCAAGGAGAACCTGGCCCTTCTGGTACTGCTGGAGAGAAG GGGAAACTGGGAGTTCCTGGGCTGCCAGGATATCCAGGTCGTCAGGGGCcaaag gGTTCTGATGGTTTTCCTGGTGCACTCGGAGCTGcaggagagaaagggaagaaa GGTCCTGCTGGGCAGCCAGGAACTGGAGGCCAGAGGGGTCCAAAT GGTGCACGAGGTGCCAGAGGGGCAAGAGGGCCTACAGGGAAAGCAGGAGAGAAG GGAACCTCAGGAAATGATGGACCACCAGGATCTCCTGGAGAAAGA ggACCTCAAGGCCCACAGGGAAGAAATGGAGAACCAGGACCTAAAGGATCAAAT GGTCCAGCTGGGACCGATGGACTTCCAGGACACCCAGGTCAAAGAGGAGAGCCG GGATTCCAAGGGAAGACAGGCCCTCCTGGACCCTCAGGTGTTGTGGGGCCACAG ggaAAATCCGGAGAGCCTGGCCCAACAGGTGACCGAGGTCACCCAGGTGCACCAGGAGTACCTGGAGAGCATGGTTTACCAGGGGTTGCTGGGAAGGAAGGTGGAAAG GGAGATCCAGGCTTACCTGGGACACCTGGGAAAAATGGTCCTCCAGGACTAAAGGGGTTCAGGGGCAGCAGAGGAGCTCCTGGAGTTATG GGACCCCCTGGCCTGAAAGGAGGATCAGGACCTACTGGATCCCCAGGAGCCATA GGGGCGACAGGTGAGAGGGGCCCTCCGGGGTCTGCTGGTGCCATAGGACAACCTGGTTCAGGCGGATCAATCGGAGGACCTGGACCAATGGGAGAGAAGGGCGAGCCT GGAGAGAAGGGTCCAATTGGACCAGCAGGTCAGGATGGTGATCAGGGACCTGTAGGTATGCCTGGAGCTATGGGTCCTGCTGGACCTCCAGGAGATGACGGAGATAAG ggAGAGCAGGGAGGACCTGGGCAGAAAGGCAGCAAAGGGGACAAAGGGGAAGCT GGCCCTGCAGGTACCACTGGTGCTCAAGGTCCTGTCGGCCAGCCAGGCCTCCCA GGTCTAGATGGACTGCCGGGTCCCCGGGGACAGCAGGGCATGTATGGTCCGAAAGGAGATGAGGGTTTTCGCGGCTTTAAGGGTTCTAAAGGGCCAATAGGATTACAG GGCATGCCTGGCCCTCCAGGAGAAAAGGGTGACAGTGGACATGTGGGACTAATG GGTCCACCAGGGCAACAAGGTCCCACTGGTGCTCAAGGACCTATTGGGGGACAA GGCCCGCCTGGACGAACAGGGATCGTAGGACAGCCAGGTGTTGTTGGAGAGAAG ggGGAAGATGGTGAAGCAGGTGACCCTGGACCAGTCGGTGTACCAGGAAGACTA ggagaaaaaggagaccAGGGTGAAAAGGGTGACACAGGACCTCCAGGAGCAGCTGGTCCTCCAGGAGCCAGAGGACCCCCAGGAGAGGATGGACCCAAGGGCAACTCT GGTCCTATAGGTCTTACTGGGGACCTCGGACAGCAAGGGGAGGCTGGACCCAAC GGTGTGGATGGTCTGCCTGGGTCTAAAGGAGATACAGGAGACCCTGGAAAATCA GGACCACCAGGAGCACCAGGTGAGCCTGGACCACCTGGACCTCCTGGGCGAAGG GGTCACTTGGGGAAGCCTGGGAAAGAAGGAAAGGCAGGCCTGAAAGGAGCAAAG GGTGCTCCTGGATTAGAGGGGCCCATAGGGAAAACAGGGCCTGTGGGTGCTCAAGGGCACCCTGGGAAATCTGGCCCTCAAGGTTTAAGAGGAATCCCTGGTCCTGCA GGTGAGCAGGGTTTAAATGGACCCCCAGGACAGACAGGACCACCAGGTCCCATG GGTCCACCTGGTTTACCAGGACTAAAGGGGGACCCTGGCAGAAAGGGAGACAAG GGTCATGGTGGTCTAATAGGTCTCATAGGGCCACCAGGAGATATTGGAGAGAAGGGTGACCGTGGACTGCCGGGAAACCAAGGACTACCTGGTCCAAAAGGAGATGAG GGTCCAGTTGGCCCAGCAGGTCCTTCCGGTCCCCCTGGCCCCACGGGTCTGTCT GGCACTATTGGTCTAAAGGGCTCTAAAGGAAATCAG GGTCCGATTGGCCCCAGAGGAGACACTGGTCCTGCAGGACCTCCAGGGCCACCA GGGATGCCGGCACCTGGGATGGTCCCTATGCCAGAGcgaggaaggagaaggagaacCCACACCGTGGTGGATGGTGCTATGcttgaagaggaggaggaggaggcagtggATGGTGAATGGTTGCAAGGGGACCAGGCAGAGCAGGACGGTTGGATGAAGGAGAAAGAGGGTCAGGGCATGGAGGAAGTATTTGCGTCTCTGTCCTCTATGAAAGTAGAGGTGGAGGGTCTGCGCAACCCTCAAGGGACGTACCACAGCCCCGCCCGCACCTGCAAAGAACTCTGGTTCCTCCACCCAGAGCTCCCCAATG gTGAGTACTGGATAGATCCAAACCAGGGTTGCCATAGAGACTCATTCAAGGTGTTTTGTAACTTCACTGCACAGGGAGACACGTGTCTGTATCCGGACAAGAAGTTCCAGTCG GTGAAGTTAGCAGCCTGGAAAGGGGAAAAGCCTGGTACCTGGTACAGTAAATTCAGGAAAGGAAGACAG TTTTCCTACTACGGGTCAGATGGCATTCCAGTCGACATTGTCCAGTTAACCTTCCTGAAGCTGCTCAGCGCGACAGCCAAGCAGACCTTCACCTACCACTGCCTCAACTCCGCCGCTTGGCTGCACGCCACCTCCCACAGCCACAAACACGCTCTGCGCTTCAGAGGCAGCAGCGGGGAGGAGCTGACACATGAGAACACACATTACATCATTGCACTGTACGACGGGTGTCAG TCACGCTCAGGGCAGGAGAGGACGCTGTTGGAATTTGACGCTCCGATGTCAAACACGCTCCCGATCATCGATGTGGCTGTGTCTGATTTTGGAAATGGGAACCAGAAATTTGGGTTCCAAGTTGGTCCAGTTTGTTTCAACGGTTAA